The genomic interval CACGTAAGGAGCCCTTACAGAAACGCCTTCGTCACGCTGATAAACGAATACAAGAGCGCTAAGTAGAACGAAAAATAAATTAATGCTTTTTGCCATGATAGAAGATGTTTAAATGTTTTTTCCAGAAAATTACGTTGGTATGCATCCAGTACCGGCCATTGCCAGGCAATGAGCCATTCAGTCAGCATCAGAAAACTGATCACCGTGATGGCCGACAGCGGCAGCACGGCCAAAATACCTAGGTCGATCGGCGCTGCCGTCACGTCCACCATCCGCAGCACATCCCCCGAAGCGATGAAGGTCAGCACCGACACAATCAGCATGATGCCCAATTTATAACGGAGCGCAAAACGGAGGACTCTTTGTGCAGAACGGTAGACGTCTTGTATAGCACGGAAGACTCCCTGTGCAGAACGATAAACCGTTTGCCCCAAGCGGTTTAAACCACCGGAAACAGTGTATGTAGATTCATTCGTTATCATTGTTGAAAATTTTTAAGTGATTAAAAGATTAAGGTTTAAAGAAGGGAAGCAGCCTCCCGGCCGCTCCCCTCTTTACTTTCTCCTGTATATACTATGGCGAATGACGGAGAAAGTACTTCGCTAGAAACCGACTCTAGAACTCGATCAACCCTAAATAGGTGCTCTTCGAGCGGCCAGCATTGTTGGCCGAGGTGGCAAATATCCATCCATGGAAGTCACCTCCGCCCATCTCCTCCGAAGTGATCGAATACAGGCCGTCCGCCCGCGTCGCATCCTGGAATACGAAGAAGTCGTCCGTCACCTCGCTATAAAGCACCAAGTTCACCACATCCGTAGGGTTCGCACCGTACAGATTACTCGCCGTATTCCAGCTGATATCCATACCGTCCATACCCGTACCCACTACCGCACGCACAGGCTGCATCCCACCGTTCGAAAGAACCACCTGATCATACGGGATATTGAAATTCGGGTACTCGCCTTCAACCAATCGCATTAGCTGACCGGTGGCCTTATTAAAGCCCGTCTGTTTAGCCTGCTGATCATCGTTGTAGCCGATATTAATCAGTTCTCGTAAAGGCGACAGAAAATTGATCACTAAGGCAAACTTTTCCCTATGTGCTATCTGCTTTTCCGTTGCCGGCTTCGATGAAGGTTTCGGCAATGACCGCAAGTAGTCGATCGAACGCCAATTTGCACCTACAACCGTTCCAACTTTCCCTGAAAACGATCCCAATACTCCTTTAACATAAAGTCCCATAATTCTAAAATTTAAGTGTTAAACAATAAAATAATTGACCTTGATGCGCTACCGGTTTTGCTATCAATTGCTACAAACGTATGGCGCCATAAGCACCCAAAAAAAACTTGATAGACTGTGGTGAACAGAATGTTCAGATTGTATAAAAAGAGGAGAAATTGATGCCCTGTGAGCACCAAAAATGTAATGGTTGGGGTCTATGTAATAGCGTTGGCTATCTTAAATGGCGGTCGCACTTGCTTGGATAATCCCATGGATCAAAATGATTTCATCCGCCAATCAACCCCACAAAAAAAATACAAGCAAGTAAATATAGTCCTTCAATAAAATTTTCAATCGCTTTAGCGCTATGCCTATTTGATTTTCGACGGTTTTTACAGAAATATTCAGTTCCGCTGCTATTTCCTTATGTGAAAGCTGCTTAAAGCGGCTCATTACGGCCAACCCCCTTCTGATGGCAAGGAACACGAAATGATTATCGAGAAAGTGGAGTATGTGGCTGAGTCCTAAATGCCTCTTTACTTCGCCTTTACATAAATATACTCCCTCGTCTCAACCAAATTATCGGTGCCCCGGTCATAGACTTCAGCTTTAATAGGATAACCCGCTTTGTTGTATGTGTATTTGACCGTCCGATCAATATTAGCAGCTGTAACAAGGGAGGTAATCCTTTCAGATCGCGGATTATTGGTCGCTCTTCCCGCTATCCATGCAAACTGATGGTGGTTGCTGGTGGCACCCTTTTTATCGTCAAAGTCACCCCATTCCAACGTAGTCAGCAACTGTCCATCGACCGTGGTCTGAGTATTTGTTAAGAGATTTCCGTTGTCATCAAACGTATAAGTTAATTCAAGCCCACTATTACCCGTAATCACGGTCTTATTTTTTGTGTAGGTAAACTGACTTAATACAGGATTAAAATCCGGATTACCAGGATCAAATTGTCGTAATGAGATCGGTTGATTGCCATCGCCATAGGTATATTCATCACGAAGAAAAATATAACCATTCCTATTATAAGTAGTAAGCACCAATTGATATTTTTGATTGTATGTATAAAGAATTTCCGTGTCGTTTACACCGTTCTCGTCATAGGGATACATAGCGATTACCCTATTCTCGTCGTTGTAAACGTATTTCGCCGTAAGAACATCGTTTAGCCTATACTCTGTTAACAATAGATTATCACCGCTTGCGACCTCGGCATAGCAAGGACTTTGTTCGTCATTCGGATCGCAGAGATCATCATCTTTCGCACAAGATACTATAGTCAGAACCAATAAGGTGAACCAGGCAGTTTTCATTTGGATAGCTTTCATTTTTTTTAAGTTTTATAATTTGCATACAAAACTAACCAAGCTATACTTCATAGGATACCCCCTATAGGGGGTTTTGTAGATACCACCTTTATAACACAGAATTCGCAATGGGGAAAAGTCTCAACGAAAGAGATCGCACTATACAGGAACTACACACTGCGATCCGTCGAAAACCGAAAATATCGGATCAGAAAAAAACTCACGTTAGGAAGTGAGGTTGATTTCGTTGTGTGGATTGCAGGTATCAACTAAAAAATAAGGCCCTCCTTTCGGAAGGCCTTGTTCTAATTCAAAATTGGCTCCTTTTCGGGTTCCTCCCGCCAGTAGCCACAATAGCAGATGTCCGTGTAATGCTCGAAACACCGTTGAAAAAGATCGTAGAAATATACCGCTTGTGTGTAAGCGATCGCCTCTTCCAACTCCGCTCGCGCCTCGGTTACCGCTTTGTTTTTCTTTTCTGTTTTAGTATCCTGTATCATATCATCCGGTTAATTTTACAGACAATTATTCAAACGTTTTTCTATTTTTATTAAACAACTCCAACAACTCATCCTCGTGAATGTAAAGCTGCCGGCCGACCACCGTGGATGAGATATTGCCAGCCCGGATGTACCGGTAAACCGTATTCCGGTGGAGGTCCAGCAACTCACAAACCTCTTCGATCGTCAGGTAGCGCCTCAGCCTTGCGCCCTTTACATTTGCTTTCTGCTGCTTCAGCAAATCTCTTAATGTGGCCTCAACGCTCTTCACTTGCTTTTGTAAATCTTTCAGCATATTGGAAAAGCCAATTAAATTAAAGTCATCTTTCATAAGATCATATACTTAAGTTTGAAAAAAATAATAATTACTTTCGGGCCCGTTTACTTCTTCAAAGCTATTTCAACGCCCAAATTTAAACAAGGGTCACTTTTCGGGTCACCGCATTAAACGGCTATTCCCTCGCCCAAACCCCCATGATCACGCTAGGGTTGAAATTTTTGTTGTTCAGATAAGCCATTGATTCATGATGAGCGTAGGTCCGGATATTAAAAACGGCCAACAGCAAACCATCTTCCAGGAGTTTACCAGCGTTATCGACCAGCGGCGGTGTCAAGACAAACGAAGAGCTCCTGTCGTATAAACCAAGATTGTAACGTTCCGACTCCCAATGATAAATGGGCACAGCGCTTTCCGACTCGAAATCATAATGAAAAATAGCGACCGCATTCTGCATCGACACCACCCCTTGTGGCATCCGATAGTGATTTGAGGAAAAAAAGCGCAGTTCAAAATGTGGGATAAAGATACTGCACGTACCATCCTCAATAGTCATTGTGGGATCACTGCCTAACATGTGCCGCGGCCGGATCTTCTTGGTCATCGGCAGGTCGCTGCTTTCACCAATTTTTTTCCATTCAAAAGTCTTTTCGTCGATCATAAACGACGAATGCCGTGTAACAAAGAAGCTCGTCAGCTTATTGTACAGATCCGATGACACCAAATTAAGGTTAAACTCCTTTAACTGCCGGTAGAATCTGCTCGATATTTTGATCGCCAACGCAAATTTCCCATGCTGCTCTTGTGGTTCAAAATTCTCCTTGTTTCGGCGCGGTAAAGACGTTACCACCGATTTACCGTCTACCACCTTGTAGACCACATTTCCTACCCTTCCACGGATGAATCCGTTTTTAATAATAGCCATGTTTTTAAAGATTTAAGTGTTTAACAATGGCCCAATATGCCCCTGTACAATCATGTTTCAAAAAAATGGTGGACTATGGTGGATTGTTGTATGGGAAAGTTGCAAAACTCGCTATAAAACCCGTTCGAGAAACCCTCTTGCTCCGCCGCTTGTTTGCAGTGCCTCGACTCAGCCCAACCCTGTGAATTGGAGAGTCAACACCGAGAGAACAAGCTGTTCACACTGGCAGTCGCTCGCACAAGGTCACAGCGCGACCTCCCAAAGAAACTTAATTATGTATATTTGTTATAATTGCTGATACCTAAAACTAAGAAAACCATTTATCTATGCCTAACACCCCAAACGGACGTGGCAACTACCAGTTAGTAGCGCCCACGACTACAGACCTGTACAACCCCCATACCCTATTAAACCGATTAAAAAACGCCGGTATTGACGACCGTCTGCTCCACATCCTTCAAGCATTCCTATCAGAAAAAGCAAAGTCAACCGACCCGGGCGATCGTAAATACCTGATCGATCTGTTAACTGAGATCCATATCCTCTTACGTGAATATTCCAGTACCGATCTGAAAATCATGCTAATGCAGCGATTGATCATCTTCGGCGTCAACCATCCAAAACTCACCACCTATTATTACGACGCCTTCGTTAGTTCAAAAGAAAAAACAGAGCCCAAAAACCTTAAAAAATTGATTTCCCGATTAATACAGAAGACAGAAGTCACCGAATTGTACCCGCTTGCCTATCAAGAATTTCCCTCTTTAAAAGAATCGTTGCAAACGCAACTCGATGCCTGGATCAAAACGGTTGAAAAAGAAGAGTACGGATTCCATACCGTCGCTAAAAACAACCAGGGGCCGATCGTCAAACTTAATGTTCCGGCGGGTGTCTTCATGAACATCTACCGCGCAATGGAAGAAACCGGTTTGATTGAGACTACCGTTAGCCACAAGCAATTGTATAGTTTTTTAAGCCAGGTCTTTATTTCAAATAAATTCCGGAAAATACAAGCCGAAACCCTGCGGAACGGCTTTGTTTATGACAATCCCAAAGAAATTGAGAAAGCAAGGTGCTACCTTATCAAAATGCAGGAAAGCTTAGAAGAAATGCAGGATATGGTGCTGAGGAAGTAGATTGCTAACATTCGCTATATTAGTCATTTTAGACGATTACACATCGAAATTTTATAATTATACTACTGGTTACACTAAAACTTAGAGGTAAAGTATGCAACGATTTTTATCATTTTTGCAGTCAAAAGCTGTTTTAGATGGTAAGTTTATTGAAATGATTACAAGTTCTGTAGAAGAGTTAACGTTATATAAACTGGACTACCTCTACACTGAAAACCAATCTATTAACACCATTTATTTTTTGTTGGACGGATTTGTGTCCGGTTCCGAAAGAGTCGAAGGTCGTGATATCCTGACAAACTTCTGGGAGCCCATGACCTTTATCATACCCGACAGCATCGCCCGGAAAACCTACTTCGAGAGCACTGTCAAAATACAATTACAGGAAGATAGCAACTTCATTAAAATCAAAACACGCGACATCCTGGAGTCCCTCCAATACCCGACGGGGCAGTACCTTTACAATTTCTTTATCAATGCCGAATTGCGGAGAAGGCACCTCCAGACCCGTTTTCTGCGTCTATGCACCGTGAAAGAACGGATTAGGTACCTGAGCGACCATCACCAAGTCGTTTTTAGGTATCTTAGTCACGAACAACTCGCTTCGTTTGTTGGTACCAGCCGGCCGAACCTAACCAACCTGCTTTCCGAAATAACTCGGGGCGGGTAAGACAGCAATAGTCAGAAATTCATGAAGCTTTGTTACAATGATGTTTGTTTCAAACAATTTTATGTTTGAAACAAACAAAAATTCGTTCGAAATAAACCCAAAATGGTTTGTTTCGAACCTTTTCTGCCGTTTTTCTTCCCGAGCTTTATGGTATCCATTATTGAACCGTTGACCAGATGAACAGGAATTATGAAATGGGCAGAAAACATATCGTGGGCAGTTAGCTTTCTCTTGATCCTTCTTTGGGTATATACTGCCTTGAGCAAGGTGGCAGATGTAGAGATGTTCGCATCACAGCTGAGCCGACAACCCGAACCCGTCAGCACCTTGGCACCAATACTGGTTTGGGTACTGCCCTTGGTAGAATTGGTGGCGGCAACCATGCTGATGTTCGCGCAAACGCGGAAAAGCGGCCTTCTCCTCTCCTTCTTCCTGATGCTGGGATTTACAGTTTATGTAGCGCTGGCCGTTATAGGTTTCTGGGAAGACATACCCTGCAGTTGTGGCGGTGTACTTAATCAGCTCAGTTGGCGAGATCATTTATGGTTCAATCTATTCTTTCTCATGATCGCTGCACTTGGTTTAGCAGCAGAAAGACATTTAAGAAGATCAAAACATCAAGGGGGCAACCTGCAGCAGGCCGCCCCTGCGGGCGGACCGGCCTAAAGGTCAGATAAGAAAACATTGATACTAAAACAGTATCGAATTTACACATTTTAATTCATTAACATGAAAAAGATCAAAATTAATCTACTGGCAATCATCGGAATGATGGTTGCAGTAGGAACGGTTGCCTTTACGGCACCGAAGGAAAACCTCGAATTGGTATGGTTCGATGTATCAAATGGCATAATCCAGGTCGACGTTGAGATTGAAGAAGGCCCTGGTGGGGACTGCATTCAATCGCCAGCTGCTGAGACATGCATGGCTGCATTCGATAGTGCTGATTTAGATACTAACGGACATGCCCCTACATCGGACTTAAACAGTCCGCTTGTGAAAGACCGGGCTTATACTGATCCAGAATAACCCCACACCCGGTTGCCCTTGAACATTCAGGGCAACTGGGTTATGTAATGCAATGGGTTTAGGCTATATCACCGCGGGTTCTGTCTTATTCCAGAAAGTTCAATAACAATATCCGGGATCGGCAACACATAGCGCTCGCTGTTGGGTTCCAGCATAAAAGTTTGATCACCCATTTGACGGGTCAACGTAATTGCATGATCATGATGTTTGTTTAACCTCCGTAAATCTGACCATCTGATGCCTCTAAACGGAAGTTCCTTACGGCGTTCACGAAGAATAATGTCCAATAGCCTATTTCGTTCTGTTTCATTTATCCCCTCCCAACCTTCAGGGTAGCGATTTTTCAGCAGCGTATTCAGGGAAGCGTTTGCTTCTTCCATTTTCCCTGTCCTTACTGCACATTCGGCTTTGATTAAATACAGTTCATTCGTTGAAAGGCCGGCAAATAAAAAGCGGTCACCGTTATACGACCCCTTGAAAGTAGGTGAACCGTTATTCCCCATTGTAAAGAAAATATGCTTCCTTAAATCATTTTCCTCATATAGGCCATATAATGAAGGGTCGACCTGCAGGTTCCGTGGGTGCAAAATGGTCGATGAAACCATAGCTGTATGGAAGATAACCTCCCTATTGAATCGGATAAACGGGAACTCTTCGTTGGCGTCCATGATATTGAGATCCAACAGCTCATTATCTATCGTCAATGCTGAATCTGCATACAAATAGGCATTATCGAAGTCGTCCATAACCAAGAGGGTTCTTGCCATTAGCGCATAGGCTGCTTGTTGAGATGGCCGCGTCTTTGTTTCTGATTTAGCAGATAATAGTTCCAATGCGTTTTTTAGATCACCTACGATCTGCATGTATGTAATGGCCACGGAACTACGGCGAGGTTGTATATTAATGTCAGATTCAAGCTTTAGGGGCAGCCCCAAATCGACATCCGATGTTCGAGCGTCGTAGGTCTTACAGAACAACTGTGCCAACTGGTAATAAGCCCATGCCCTGCAAAAATAGGCGCTCCCTTGCAGTTCATCGTATTCAATTGCATTCATAGACGTCCTTTCTATCTTATCCAGGGTCTCCAGTACTAGATTGGTGTTGTAGATCTGCTGGTAGGGATATTTCCAGTCCATGATATTGATATCGCTCTCATAGATGTCCTCGTTCCAGACGTATGCATTTTTTTCGGGTAAGACCACGAGCGACTGCCAGGTTTCTGGCTCGACGAAGAAATTGTCAGAACCTATAACCGAAAGGGTGCTGTGGGAACCGTTCATTAATACCGAGTTGTCAAGCAGGCCCCGGAGATCCTTCAGCGTCTGGGGTACGACGAGTGACTTATCGGGTTTCACATCCAGATAATCAGAGCAAGATGCTAAAGCCCACAACAAAGTGACAAAAATAAATCTATACATATAGTTTCTCATAATTTAGTATTTAGAAGTCGATCCTTAGTCCCAAGGATAGGGTCGCTCGCGGTCTCACCGTCATATATGGATATTCAGGATCAATACCTGACTTAGTCGATTTCCATATAATGCCCAAATTTTGTGCGTGAGCATATACGTTCAGGTTCTTAAAAGGTAAACCTTTATGTCCATTTCTCAACATCGTATAGCCTAACCGAATATCCCTGAAACGGACATGGTCGCCTTTTTCCACCAACACTTCGGAGCGCTCATATACCAGGTCCCTATTGCTCACAATATTTTGGGGAAGTGACGGAACATCCGTGCGCTGCTCATCTCCGGGCTTTTGCCAGCGATCGTAAAAATCACGATGGCCATCCCAGTTTTGGAAGAGGTTGTTGTAATTGATGCTGTTTTTCCTGAAAAAATAACCCGCCTTCCACATTATATTCATAGACAGGTCGAAAGCTCCGTACCGGAAGCTGTTCATGACCGAGCCTGTGTATTTTGGTATTTGAGAACCGTGGTACACGAGATCATCGACCGTTAGATCTCTGACATAAGCTGAGTAGTCGTCAGAAATAACGCCATCCACCAAGACCTGAGGGTCACCTGTTTCTGGATCGAGCCCATGCCAGGGATAACTGTAAAGACCAAACGCAGGGTAACCCAATCGCGGAACTGGCTCAACATATGTCGACAAATAGGAGGCCACGGCCGTCCCTTCGAATTTATAATCCGTTACCTTGTCCGTATTGTAATTGAATATCGCGGTGATATCCCATTGCAACCTGCCAATCTGGTTTTTACTGTTCAAAGTTGCTTCAAAGCCCTTTGCTTTAAGATCTGCATAGTTTATACGATATGAATATCCTGTCCCGAGAAAATATCCAGAAGTGGGATCCAATGGTATGTTGCCCAACAAATCAGTTGAGTGCTTACTATAATACTCCAGGCTCCCCGACAGCCTTCCGTTCTTTGTTGCGAAGTCGGCACCCAGATTAAACGTCCGCACTTTTTCCCATCGCAGCTGCGGATTGCCAGCCGTGCTGATCGAAACATAGTCCAGTCCCGTCACATGGTCTGTCAGGTAATAGCCAGTTGGGAACGCCGTTGTTGACCGGTCTATGTTTCCACTGTACCCGAATGTAGCCCTTAGTTTTAGATAGGTAATGGTTTCATTGTTATAGAATCCCTCGTTGTCTACCAACCAAGCCGCTCCCGTTGACCATAAAGGCACCCGTTGTTGGTTTGTCTTTACCCCAAAAAGGTTCGAGCCGTCGGACCGTGCGCTGGCGGAGATCAAATAACGGTCATCGTAGGAATAGGAAGCATTTGAAAAATACGAAATATACCGGTCCGTCAATTCCCTGAAGCTATTGCCCTGTGATGGGATGTTCGCCCTTCCGGTAGGCAGCGTATAAAATCTCGTACTATAATCAATCCGGTTCTGAAACGTGTATATTTCCTCATCAAAACCATAAACCCCTTGTGCGTTTGCCGTAGTTTTGACCTCTCGTACCTCGGCACCTGCGAGTGCCTTTACAACATGCTTGTCATCAAACCGCCGGTCAAAGTCGATTTGCGCCCTACCTATATAGGCTCTGACCCTATCCTTGTTTTCAGTCAGAATACTACCCCTTGGCACCGCATGGCTACCATCCGCCTGGGTAAACCGGTTGATCAGGTTCCTTGTGTAATAGCTCTCTTCTGTCCGCAAGTTCCGTAGTTCCCGGTTTGAGTTCCTGTACTGAAACTTCATTGCGAATGTCAATCCCGCGGGCAATTTATAATCTATCCCCAGGTTGACCCTCGTCTCCATATTTTTATCATATTTTTCTTTCAGGCCGATTTCGCTCAAGGGGTAGAACCCCCAGTTAAGCAAGCCGTTGTCTTCAGCCTCTTGGACGTATGTCATCCGGTAATCGGTAGGTATAGGCAACGGGTTCCTCTCTTCATCGGCCAATTGGGCGTATGGATAAAGCCCCTGCGTTCTCAGCTCCCTTAAACTTATCCCGTTATTTTGCCTGTTGGTATGCACAAAGTTGACCCCAAGGTGTAGCGAAAGGTTCTCAAGTGGTTTTATCGACGTGTTGCTCGTGAGCGTTGTCCTGGAAGATTCATCGCTGACGATGTTATATTTACTTCTGTCATCCCCCGCTGAAATATAATAAGCATAAGAGTCCGAACCACCGCTGATGCTGAGTGAATTTCTGAACGAACCCGCATTCCTATACAGGTGCTCTTCGGCTTCCCGTCTAATATCGTATTTACTGTAGTAATTTACTAAGTTGTCAATGCTTGGGTCGTCTCTGAACAATGCTTCCACAATAGGTGAAAGTGGCGTCCGGACATCCTCCTGATAAAAGCCCTGATCGAACAGCATCCTCTCGACTTCAATAAAATCCCCTGCAGCCAGGTAACCCCCATTGTAAAAGAGGTCCGGTCTGGGTGTTGCCGAAAAGTTACTGCTCAAACTTATCCTGGATTTCGACCCTAATGCTTTTTTTGTCGATATGACGATCACACCATTACCTGCCCTTGCCCCCCAGATCGATGCAGCGGCTGCATCCTTAAGGACCGTTACACTTTCCACATCCTCAGGGTTGATGTTATTGATATCTCCCTCATATGGAAAATTATCGACTACGATCAAAGGGCTCAGGTTCGCATTGATGGTACTGACACCCCTCACCAGTGG from Pedobacter indicus carries:
- a CDS encoding RagB/SusD family nutrient uptake outer membrane protein; this translates as MRNYMYRFIFVTLLWALASCSDYLDVKPDKSLVVPQTLKDLRGLLDNSVLMNGSHSTLSVIGSDNFFVEPETWQSLVVLPEKNAYVWNEDIYESDINIMDWKYPYQQIYNTNLVLETLDKIERTSMNAIEYDELQGSAYFCRAWAYYQLAQLFCKTYDARTSDVDLGLPLKLESDINIQPRRSSVAITYMQIVGDLKNALELLSAKSETKTRPSQQAAYALMARTLLVMDDFDNAYLYADSALTIDNELLDLNIMDANEEFPFIRFNREVIFHTAMVSSTILHPRNLQVDPSLYGLYEENDLRKHIFFTMGNNGSPTFKGSYNGDRFLFAGLSTNELYLIKAECAVRTGKMEEANASLNTLLKNRYPEGWEGINETERNRLLDIILRERRKELPFRGIRWSDLRRLNKHHDHAITLTRQMGDQTFMLEPNSERYVLPIPDIVIELSGIRQNPR
- a CDS encoding helix-turn-helix domain-containing protein; this translates as MKDDFNLIGFSNMLKDLQKQVKSVEATLRDLLKQQKANVKGARLRRYLTIEEVCELLDLHRNTVYRYIRAGNISSTVVGRQLYIHEDELLELFNKNRKTFE
- a CDS encoding sigma factor-like helix-turn-helix DNA-binding protein codes for the protein MSRFKQLSHKEIAAELNISVKTVENQIGIALKRLKILLKDYIYLLVFFLWG
- a CDS encoding SusC/RagA family TonB-linked outer membrane protein, which codes for MRKSKLISAVLFTAWMTFHSIGALGQQILRGEVKNLIGEPIVGANIFLKKGEVSFSSGEGGRFSIPVKRLPDTLLVSHLGFVTYEMGLGHGELQYLTIFLQEEGRELRAVEVSTGYQQLPRERATGAFEFVDKKLLSRGVSSNIMDRLEGVASSLNFDKRNASENGLVAPVPLVRGVSTINANLSPLIVVDNFPYEGDINNINPEDVESVTVLKDAAAASIWGARAGNGVIVISTKKALGSKSRISLSSNFSATPRPDLFYNGGYLAAGDFIEVERMLFDQGFYQEDVRTPLSPIVEALFRDDPSIDNLVNYYSKYDIRREAEEHLYRNAGSFRNSLSISGGSDSYAYYISAGDDRSKYNIVSDESSRTTLTSNTSIKPLENLSLHLGVNFVHTNRQNNGISLRELRTQGLYPYAQLADEERNPLPIPTDYRMTYVQEAEDNGLLNWGFYPLSEIGLKEKYDKNMETRVNLGIDYKLPAGLTFAMKFQYRNSNRELRNLRTEESYYTRNLINRFTQADGSHAVPRGSILTENKDRVRAYIGRAQIDFDRRFDDKHVVKALAGAEVREVKTTANAQGVYGFDEEIYTFQNRIDYSTRFYTLPTGRANIPSQGNSFRELTDRYISYFSNASYSYDDRYLISASARSDGSNLFGVKTNQQRVPLWSTGAAWLVDNEGFYNNETITYLKLRATFGYSGNIDRSTTAFPTGYYLTDHVTGLDYVSISTAGNPQLRWEKVRTFNLGADFATKNGRLSGSLEYYSKHSTDLLGNIPLDPTSGYFLGTGYSYRINYADLKAKGFEATLNSKNQIGRLQWDITAIFNYNTDKVTDYKFEGTAVASYLSTYVEPVPRLGYPAFGLYSYPWHGLDPETGDPQVLVDGVISDDYSAYVRDLTVDDLVYHGSQIPKYTGSVMNSFRYGAFDLSMNIMWKAGYFFRKNSINYNNLFQNWDGHRDFYDRWQKPGDEQRTDVPSLPQNIVSNRDLVYERSEVLVEKGDHVRFRDIRLGYTMLRNGHKGLPFKNLNVYAHAQNLGIIWKSTKSGIDPEYPYMTVRPRATLSLGLRIDF
- a CDS encoding Crp/Fnr family transcriptional regulator; translation: MQRFLSFLQSKAVLDGKFIEMITSSVEELTLYKLDYLYTENQSINTIYFLLDGFVSGSERVEGRDILTNFWEPMTFIIPDSIARKTYFESTVKIQLQEDSNFIKIKTRDILESLQYPTGQYLYNFFINAELRRRHLQTRFLRLCTVKERIRYLSDHHQVVFRYLSHEQLASFVGTSRPNLTNLLSEITRGG
- a CDS encoding DUF6266 family protein is translated as MGLYVKGVLGSFSGKVGTVVGANWRSIDYLRSLPKPSSKPATEKQIAHREKFALVINFLSPLRELINIGYNDDQQAKQTGFNKATGQLMRLVEGEYPNFNIPYDQVVLSNGGMQPVRAVVGTGMDGMDISWNTASNLYGANPTDVVNLVLYSEVTDDFFVFQDATRADGLYSITSEEMGGGDFHGWIFATSANNAGRSKSTYLGLIEF
- a CDS encoding MauE/DoxX family redox-associated membrane protein; this encodes MKWAENISWAVSFLLILLWVYTALSKVADVEMFASQLSRQPEPVSTLAPILVWVLPLVELVAATMLMFAQTRKSGLLLSFFLMLGFTVYVALAVIGFWEDIPCSCGGVLNQLSWRDHLWFNLFFLMIAALGLAAERHLRRSKHQGGNLQQAAPAGGPA